CTCTCTATTATATTGTCACTTGAGCCTTCGTAAATAAACTTCTGAAGTTTTTCCTCTGGTGTTAACGTTTTCAATGTCGTTAAATTATCTATATCTATCACAAGTAAATCACTGTCATATCCTTTTTCAAAGCTACCTACCTTACCAAAAAAACTACCTCCACCTTTAGTAGCTAGATAGAATGCTTCTGATAATGTCAAAGGAGCTAATTCCTTTTGGTTTTGTAACCATACCATCTTTGATGTGTGTATTGCTCCTACCATTACTCGCGGAATACTAAGTATATGTCCTCCAGATATATCTGATCCAAGACCTACATTAACCCCTGCATTGAGATACTCTCTTATTGGACTCATTCCACTTGACAAGTTGAAATTGGAATATGGACAATGAGCTGCATAAACACCATTATCAGCCATTAAATCAATTTCTTCATCTGTATTATGAACGCAGTGAGCCATTATGGTCTTGCTTTGTCCAAATAAACTGAAATCATCATAGACAGATGCATAATTCTTAGAATTCGGATATAATTCTTTAACCCATTCTACTTCTGATGTATTTTCATTTAAATGTGATTGTACAGGTATATTATATTCTATAGCGAGATTTCCTAATTCTGTAAGCAACTCATCTGTGCATGTTGGAATAAATCTAGGTGTAATAATTGGTCTAACTAATTCCGATCTATCCTTGTATTCTAATATTAACTCTTTTGTATCTTTTATGGACTCATATGTATCTTCAGTTAAATTTGGTGCACTATTTCTGTCCATATTAACCTTACCTATATATGCACCAAGTCCTGATTCTATAAACATATCCATTAATAATTTAGTACTATTTAAAAATATTGTTGAGTATACAGCACTTCTTGTTGTACCTTCCTTCCAGATATCATTAATAAACTCCTTAAATACTCTCCTTGAATATTCAATGTCTTTATATTTACTTTCTTCTGGAAATGTATAGGTATTTAGCCACGGAATCAATTCCTTGTCCATACCCAAGCCCCTATTTGGATACTGTGGAGCATGAAGATGTACATCAACAAATCCTGGTATAATTATTTTACCAGAAAAATCATAAAAATCATAGTTTTTGTATAAATCTTCTAATTGGTGTGAAATCTTTACGACTTTACAGTTTTCGATTATAAGATATGAGTCTTCATATATTTCAAATTCGCCCTTAGTTGGAGTATGGATTATGTCCCCTTTAAACACAGATTTTATCACACTTATCACTCCCCAAAATAATATATGAAAGGATATGTTAAAATAGTACCATATAAATTATAGTAGAATTTGTAGAGTTTTAATATATTAAAACTCTACAAAAATAATTATTGATCTGACTCCCATCTCAGTGATCTTTGAACTGCATTTCTCCATCCTTTATATAATTTTTCTCTTTGGGTTTCCTCCATAAAAGGTTCAAACACTCTTTCAACTTTCCATCTACTCATTATATCTTGTTTGCTTTCCCAAAAACCCACTGCAATTCCAGCTAAGTAGGTTACTCCTAAAGCTGTTGCTTCAGTAACTTCAGGTCTCTCAACGTCAACATTTAGGATATCTGATTGGAATTGCATTAAAAAGTTATTTACCACTGAGCTACCATCAACTCTAAGTTTTTGTAATCTTATTCCCGAATCCTCTTTCATTGCCTCCAATACATCCCTAGTTTCATATGCAATTGCTTCTAGTGTAGCTCTTACAATGTGCTCTGCCTTAGATCCACGTGTCAATCCTACTATTGCTCCCCTAGCATACATATCCCAATGAGGTGCTCCTATTCCTGTAAAGGCTGGTACTAAATAGACTCCATTAGTGTCCTTCACCAATGTGGCCATAGTTTCTGATTCTGCAGCAGTTCGAATAATCCTTAATTCATCCCTAAGCCATTGTACTGCTGCTCCAGCAACAAATATGCTACCTTCCAATGCATATTCTATTCTACCATCTATCCCCCAAGCTATAGTAGTCAGAAGTCCGCTCTTTGACTCTACAAATTCATCACCTGTATTCATAAGCATAAAACAACCTGTTCCATAAGTGTTTTTTGCCATACCTGGTTTTAGACATGCCTGACCAAATAAAGCTGCCTGTTGATCCCCTGCTATACCTGCTATTGGAATTCTTGCTCCAAAGTCTCTTTCATCTGTATATCCATAAACTTCAGATGAATTTCTTACCTCTGGTAACATGCTTTCCGGTATTTCTAACTCTTTTAATAGCTTTTCATCCCACTTTAATTCCTTTATATTATAAATCATTGTTCTAGATGCATTTGTATAATCAGTTATGTGGACCTTACCCTTCGTCAAATTCCATATTAGCCATGTATCTATAGTGCCAAATAATAAATCACCCTTTTCTGCTAACTCTCTGGCACCTTCAACATTATCTAGTATCCACTTAATCTTCGTGCCAGAAAAATATGCATCTATAACTAAGCCAGTATTCTTTCTTACGTAATTTTGTAATCTCTTTTCCTTTAATTCATCACATATATTAGCACTTCTTCTACATTGCCACACAATTGCGTTACATATTGGTTTTCCGGTATGTTTATTCCAGACTACGGTAGTTTCCCTTTGATTAGTAATACCAATTGCTGCTATTTCCTCTGACTTTATACCTACCTTTTCAATTACTTCTCTGGATACCCCTATCTGGGTACCCCATATTTCCATAGGATCATGCTCTACCCAACCTGGTTCAGGAAATATCTGATTGATTTCTTTTTGTGCTGTTCCCACAACTTCGCCAGCATTATTGAATAATATAGCTCTGGAGCTAGTAGTTCCTTGATCAAGTGCAAGTATATACTTCTTATCCATCATTATTGCCTCCAATCTCTCTACCTTAATATTATCAAATTATGCATAACTTACACCATCAACTTACAAACCCCCAACTTCACAGCTACCAATAATTTGTAACTTGTCCAACTATTGAGGGTTTAAAACATGCTATTTATCATGTTATACTCTAAACAAGTTACAAAACAGTAACAAAACTATTACAAATTAATTACCACAAGGAGGATACTATGAAAAACAATAGAAAGTTAGTTTTCTTATTAGTTGCAGTTTTATTACTTAGTTCATCAGCAAGCTTTGCAGGTGGTTTTAACTACAGAGTTACAAGAGTTAACCTAAATAATAATGGTTACAGAATAAATGATTGCTTTGACAACACAAATTTGAATTTCAGAAACGCCTGGAATGTAATTATAGGTAACAATACGCCTTCAAGACCTGGCACAATAATAGAGGTACCAAACAAACCAGTTGATAAGGTAGAAGAACCTTCAACACCTGTAGAAGAACCAGAAACTCCAGTGGCACCAGAAAAACCTGTTGAGGAACCTGAAACACCAGTAGTACCAGAAACACCAGTTGAGGAACCAGAAGCTCCTATAGAAGAGCCAACTACACCAGTTGAAAAACCAGAGAAGCCAGTAGAAAGACCTACTTATCCTCCGGTTGAAGAGGAGAAAGAAGAAGAAGTTGAACAAAATTACTCAGGTTTATCAGCAGATGAAGCTGAAGTAGTTAGATTAGTAAATATAGAAAGACAAAAAGCTGGTTTACAACCTATGAAAGCTAGTTCAGAACTTTCAAATGTAGCTAGAATGAAATCAAAGGATATGGCAGATAAAAATTACTTTAGTCATACATCACCAACTTATGGTAGTCCATTTGATATGATGAAACAATTTGGAATAAGCTACAGAACAGCAGGAGAAAATATTGCAAAAGGATATTTAAACCCAGCATCTGTAATGAATGGATGGATGAATTCATCAGGTCATAGAGCAAATATACTTAATTCAAGCTTTGGAACAATCGGTGTAGGTGCTTATAAAGTTGGTAATACAATTTACTGGACACAAATGTTCACAAACTAAATATAAAAAAACTAATATATATCAAAAAGGACCTGTCAACTCAGGTCCTTTTTGAATTCAGTGAAAAAATGCAGATCCCTCGGCTATGCTCGGGTAAGCAGGACACCAAAATTATGATTTTCAATTTTGTGTGTATCGCTTAGTATGTTCATCTAATGACAGGATAATATCCACAAGGTGTTTCGTCATCTTAGCAGTAAAACCCCATATAATATAATCTTCGTATTTATAGAATAAAACATGATGCTTCCCTCTTTTAAAATTGTACTGTCTTCCATTAGGAATCAAAGAATATGGAAATTCATCATTTCCAACGGTTTGCAAATCCAATACATATTTATCCGGCTCATTTTCCATAAAAAATTCTAAGGGAACTGTGAATAAGTGGTCCACTTCATCCTCGTTTGGCTTAATGTTATCCACATTTACTCCACTAATTATTCCAAGAAAACAATGTATAGTAAAGTTTGCATAAGAAACTATATAGTCCAGTTCACCAACGACTTTAATATTATCTGTTTTAATTAATAATTCCTCTACTGTTTCTCTTATGGCAGTGTCTTTGAAAGTTTCATCTTCTTCAACCTTACCACCTGGAAAAGAAATCTCCCCAGGTTGAGACTTTAAACTCTTGGATCTTAATTCATAAATTACTTCCCAACGACCATTATTTTTAATTAATGGAATGAGAACTGAATACTTTTTCTCAACATCCATAGGCTTAGGAATTCTTTCACTAACATTCTTAATTAACTTGTCTATATTCATAGGTTCCCTCCCAAGCTAATGTCTATAGCAGTTCATAATAATATCTGCAATATTTAATAGAACTTCCTCCTTATTAAATATTGATGCTAAATCTACTTTTTCAAGTAATTTATTCAATTTACCATTATGCTCATATATATGGTCTATCTTACCAGGAGCACACTTTACCCGGTTCAATAATTCTTCATAGGAATATATATGAAATCTATCTAATCCTAAATTCTCAGCCTTTTTTTCTAATAAGGCCAAAATAAAATCTTCATAATCATAAGTTTTGTGAAGTCCTAAAACAGATGCTGTCCTAGGTATAATATATTCAAATAACGCTCTTCTATCTGGAATATTTGTTGTTTTAATCTGTTCTCTTAATTTATTTAATTGCTCTTGTGTGATATTTATCAACATATCAAAGAAAAAGTCTTCGCCTTTTGATTCAATATAATATTTCTTACCCTTTAAACCTCTTAGTGCCTTTAATCCATCATAATAGCCCAACTCAATATTTCTCCGGGCAATTTCATAATCAAAAGCAAAGGAATCCCCAATATCATCAGAAGGTGCTATTACAATAGCATTTATATTAGGATTGAGCCTTCTCGTTCTTCCTCTTCCATATGTACGAACAATAATCAAATCATCATATCCCTTTAACTGAAGTAATTTAAAAGGCAGATTATCATAAAATGCTCCATCTAAATATCTTTTACCACCAAGTTTCTCATTTTTAAATGCTGGAAGATATGCAGACGCTAATAGATAGTCTTTTAGTTCACCTTCTGGGATATCTTCCTTAAACACCTTTATGGGCTTTAAATCTGTCAGATTAATAGTGACCATTCCAAAATCCATATTGGAGCTTCTTATTTTCGATTCATCAATATAAGTAGCTAGTAAGTTCTTAAAGGGTGTTATGTCAAAGCCCCTATCTGTTATGACCAACTTTATTTTATCTGCTAATAATCTTAGGTCCTCTCTACCTAATCTTATCTTACGTAGTCTCTCCATCTCCTCATCATTAGCATCAATTACCATAGAATATTTAATATCATTCCAAAGTTTAAGTGCTTTTTCATAATCTCCTTGTACTATCATAGCACCATTTATAGCTCCTATGGAAGTACCAGCTATACCACCTATTTCAATACCTTCTTCCATAATAGCCTTATAGGCACCAATATGGTAAGATCCTTTTGCCCCACCACCTTCTAGCACTAACCCATACATAAAAACACCTCTAATAATAAATTAATTTACTTTAATTCTGATGTACAATGCGGACATCTTGTAGCTTTAATAGGTATTTCTGTTTTACAGAAATCACATTCCTTTGTTGTAGGCTCCTCAACCTTTGGCTCTTCCTTCTTTTTAAATTTACTGAACCATCTTATAGCTATAAATATCGAAAAAGCAATAATTAGAAAATCTATTACCGTACTTATAAACAATCCGTAGTTTAAAGTTGGAATACCTGCTTCATTTGCAGCTTGTATAGTAGCATATACATTTCCATCATCTTTAAGTTGAATAAATAAATTTGTAAAATCTAATCCTCCAATTAATAAACCTAATAAAGGCATTATAATATCATTTACAAAGGATGTTACTATTTTCCCAAAAGCTCCACCTATTATAACCCCAACTGCTAAATCTACTACATTTCCTCTCATGGCAAATTTTTTAAAATCCTTTATCATTAGCTTATCTTCCTCCTTTTATAATATTATATACCTCTAAATATATACCCTTTCTAAATATTTTAATGCATTTTGGTATATTGTCTTATGGTATAATGAAATTAAATTAATAATTTCAGGGAGGATATCATGTCTAAAAGAATAAGTTGGCAGGAATATTTTATGCAAATAGCTGAGCAGGTTGCAACCAGATCAACATGTGATAGGGCATGGGTTGGTTGTCTGTTAGTAAATGATGATAATAGAATAGTTTCGACTGGATATAATGGTTCTGTTTCAGGAAATCCTCATTGTGATGATATAGGCCATACTCTTAGAGATGGACATTGTATAGCTACAATCCATGCAGAAATGAATGCTTTATTATATTGTGCAAAGGAAGGAATCTCCGTTAAGAACTGTACAGCATATGTAACACATTTCCCTTGTCTAAACTGTACAAAGGCTTTAATTCAGGCAGGAATTAAGCATATTTACTACAGAAATGATTATAGATTAGATGACTATGCTGTTGAGTTATTGGAAAAGAATGGGGTAATATTTGAAAAAATTTAGCACAATTTGCGGTAAACCACCGCAAATTGGGTTAGGTCATAATTGCTTCCTTGGCCAATCTATCTGCTTCTTCGTTGTACTCAACTCCCGTATGGGCTTTTACTTTTACAAATACTACATCAAGTTTATCTTTTATACTATCGTAATATTCCTTATAATGTTTTGTCCCTTCTTTATTGGTTTTCCAATTACCCTTTGCCCAATTCTCAATTCCAGTATAGTCATAATATATGTATAAAATGTCCTTTCCATTTTGTATTGCTATATCCATTGCAATCATTGCGCCTTTTATTTCCCCTGCAACGTTTCTCATTTCTGCAAGTTCTTTGTCATCTTCCCTACCGTTGAAGGTTTCTTTGCCTTCTCTTGAAATTATCACTACTCCATAGCTATAGGTTCTTGACTTTAGATCAAAACTACCGTCAACATATGCTATAAGCTCATTATCCTTTAGATTATCCTCATCGGGTCTTCTAAAATCACCTTCATCTTGAATAAAATTTAATGCTTCATCATAGGTTGGGAATTTTTTATATTTAGAGCCTTTAAATCCTTTTACTTGTTTCTCACATTCAGCCCAGGTTTCATATATACCTGGAGTCTTACCTACTTTAACTGCATAATAAAACGCCATAATACACCCCTTAAATATAAATAAGTTTTTCTTAAGTTTCTTTATTATAACACAAATTTATATTACTTAAACTTATTTACGATGTAATGAAGTAAAGATACCCCATATTCTTTTATATTTTCCATTAACAAATGACAAAATCTTTTAAGATGTTATAATATTGGTATAATAATATTAACATATCCTAGGAGGGAAATTCACTTGAACATTAATATAATTGGAGTACCTGTAAATTATGGTTGTGATATAGATGGAGTTCAATTTGGCCCTAATGAATTGAGAAAGCTTGGATTAGTAGATGCTTTAAGTAATAATGGGAATAAAGTTTTTGATTTTGGTAATATTTATGTGCCTACATATACAGATGAGAGTAAGTTCAAATGGCATGATAAAATGAAATATCTAAATCCAATAGTTGATATTACAAGAAATTTAGCTCATGCTGTTTTTAATTCTTTACATTCTGATTGCTTTCCCTTTGTAATTGGAGGAGACCATTCTTTAGGAATGGGAAGTATAGCAGGTGCTAGTAAACATTTTAAGGAATTAGCAGTAATTTGGGTAGATGCACATGGAGATATAAATACTCCTGATACTTCTCCTACATGTAATATTCATGGTATGCCCTTAGCAGCTTCAATGGGTTATGGTTATAATATGACCACTAATTTATATTATGAGGGAATTAAAGTTAAACCCAGAAATGTTTATATAATTGGTGCAAGAGATTTAGATGAAGGTGAAATTAAACTGGCAGAAGAAACAGGATTAAACCTCTATACAATGGAAATAGTCAGACAAAGAGGTTTAGATACAATCTTACAAGAGGTAATAGAAACGATAAAAACATCTGGTGTAGATGGAGTTCATTTAAGCTATGATATAGACTGTTTAGATAGTAGCTTAGTACCAGGTACAGGAACCAAGGTAGATAATGGCTTTACCATAGGAGAAGGAAAAGAAATATTAAAAAGTCTTTTAAAAACAGGATTTGTAACTTCAATGGACTTCGTTGAATTCAATCCTAAAATAGATGATGAAGATAAATCAACCGCAAAGATTTGTAAGGATTATATTTATTTTATAGGAGAACTACTTTAAAACAGGAGATCCCTCGACTACGCTCGGGATGAAAAAGGGAGCACAGGATGACAAGAAAATATGAATAAAAGTAAGCGGTCAATAATCGCATGGATTTAAAAATTTTATAAACCATGAGATAATATCCTTTACAAAGCACTTTTAATGTTAACAAAGTGACTTTGTTAACATTAGAAGCATGGGAGGATGATCGTATTGACTACTATGAAAGCAGCTAAACATGAAATACAAAAAGAACAATGTCGAGAAATGATTAGAAGACATAAGCAGAGCGGATTACCTATTAGGCAGTGGTGTGAAGAAAATAATATTTCACAAGGAAAATACTACTACTGGTTAAGAGTCATCCGGCAAGAATCACTAATTCAAGCCGGAACGCTCGCTGTATCTGGACAAACTCATTTTGCTGAACTTAAAAAAACAATAGAACAAAATTCTCAATCTACCCATAATGGTACATGTGCCGTCCTTCGCTCAAATGGCAATGAAGTTGAAATTCTGAATGGTGCAGATCCGATAACATTAGAATCAATACTTAAAATTCTTAGAAGATCATGAAGGTTAAATTTCCTGATAACGTCAGGATATACATTGCATGTGGTCATACAGATATGAGAAAATCTATCGATGGTCTTTCGGCAATTGTATCTGGCAATTTTAAACTTGATCCATTTGAGAATGTACTATTTCTATTCTGTGGGCGAAGAAGAGATAGGATGAAAGCACTGTTTTGGGAAGGTGATGGATTCCTTCTACTTTACAAGCGACTCGAAAATGGAGTCTTTCAATGGCCTAAGACTACTAAAGAAGTTAGAGAAATTACACAGCAGCAGTATAGATGGCTTCTAGAAGGATTAACCATAGACCAGAAAAAAATTATTCATAAAGTAGAAAACAAAAAAGTATTTTAGGCTGAGAAAAACGTTGAATTTTCAACACTTTTCTCAGTTTTTTTCGTGCATTACTATGGACGTTATGGTATAATATTTGTAAAGGAAACTATTGGAAGAGGGCTGAAAATCAATGAATGTAGCTGCATCTGAAACATCTGCATTAATAGAAATAATTAAAGAACAGAATCTAACAATTTCAGCTCTTAGAAAAGTAATCGAAGAGTTAAATGTTGACTCTAAAATTCTTCATGAGCAAATTGACTTTCTAACAAAAAAGTTATTTGGCACAAAGAGTGAAAAGACAGCAGCAGTAATATCAGGTCAAATTGCTATTGATGGAGTAGATTTTGGTCAATTTGATGAGGCAGAAGTAGAGGCTAATCTGGAGGAAGTGGAGCCTGTAATTACAAAGAAAAGAACCCGTAAAGGATACTCTAGGGAGAAGGCGCTAATCAATCTTCCAGAAGAAGATAAAGTTTATACACTATCTGAAGAAGATAAAATATGTATAATTGATGGAGATAAGCTACATTATGCCGGTAAGAAATACATGCGCAGTGAAATCGAATATACTCCAGCAACAATGAAACTTGTGCACATCTATGAAGAAAACTGGGAATGCAGAACATGTCGTAAAGAAGGAAGAACCTATCTTAAACAGGCAAAGGTAGATGATGCACTTTTACAGCACTCAATGGCGTCACCATCTAGTGTTGCATGGACAATGTATCAGAAATATGTGAATCATGTTCCTTTATACCGCCAGGAGAAGGACTGGCAGAATCTTGGACTTGAGATTAAAAGAAGTACCTTATCTAATTGGATATTAAAGACAACTGAAGACTGGCTGAATAAAATGGTTACTAAACTTCATGAGCATCTACTTAAAGATAACTACCTACATGCTGATGAAACACCAATTCAAGTAATGAATGAAGATGGCAAGAAAAATACAACCAAATCATATATGTGGGTATATACGACTAGTAGCCATAGTGATAAGCAGATACGTATATTTGAATACCGATCTGGACGTGCTGGTTCCAATGCAGCAGATTTTCTGGATGGATACAAAGGATATCTCCATACGGACGGATATAAAGGGTATGGGAAGGTAAAAGGTGTAACTAGGTGTCTTTGCTGGAGCCATGCAAGAAGATACTTTACAGATTCACTACCTAAAGACATAAAAGGTACAGATGCTACACTGCCAAAACAAGGTTTAGCTTATTGCAATAAAATTTTTGAAATCGAAAAGGAATTAAAAGATCTGTCGCCAGAAGAACGTAAAGAAAAGCGCCTTAAACTGGAAAAACCAGTTTTAGAGGCTTATTGGTCGTGGGTTGATTCAAATATTAATGGAGTCTTGGCAAAATCTAAGATTGGACAGGCCTTGCAGTATGTAAAAAATCAGCAATCTGGATTAATGGCATATCTAGAAGATGGAAATTGTGAAATCTCAAACAATCTTGCAGAAAATAGCATACGTCCATTTACCGTAGGAAGAAAGAATTGGCTATTTGCAGGAAGCCCGAAAGGTGCCTCGGCAAGTGCAACGGTATATAGCCTAGTAGAAACAGCTAAAGCCAATGGTTTAAATCCATATAAATATTTACAGCTTCTGCTCACTACTCTTCCTAAAAAACCGTTTCAAGAAGATGATAGTTTATTGGATAATCTTCTTCCATGGAATCCGAAAGTTCAGGAAGTATGTAAAACTAAATAACATCGATGAATAAATTAATAACGCAGCCAAATTTGGCTGCGTTTACTATATATACATGTGATTATTTAACGCTTACGAATAAAAGACAAAAAAGAATGCTTAGGCATTCTTTTTTTATTCCTTGAATACCCTATATAGAGGCTATTTCGTTGCAATAGTGTGAAGCAATTGCTTCGTAATTCCTCTGATATTTAAAAAGCTACTAGGGGGTTGATTTGTGAGTTCTGCTATTATTCTTATATTATTAGGTTCAGGTATTTATCTTACCATTGGTACTAAATTCTTTTCTTTAACCAAGCTTAATTACATAGTTAAACATACATTCAATAACATGTTTTCTAAAAAAACTAGTGGAGTTGGAGATGTAACTCCCTTTCAAGCAGTATCTACTGCACTTGCTGCAACTGTAGGTACTGGCAATATATCCGGAGTTGCCACAGCAATAACTATAGGAGGACCGGGTGCTATATTCTGGATGTGGATTGCTGCAGTTTTTGGAATGACCACTAAATACTCCGAAGTTTTATTAGCAATTTATTATAGGAAAAGAACTAAGGATGGAAGATACGTAGGAGGTCCTATGTACTATATAGAAAATGGCTTGAAAATGAAATGGTTGGCCTGTATTTTTGCTCTATGTGCATCCATTGCTTCCTTTGGCATAGGAAATATGGTCCAATCAAATTCTGTAGCTGATTCCCTTAATGCTACTTTTAATATCAATCCTATTACTACAGGAATCATACTTTCATTGGCTACAACTTTAGTTATTATTGGTGGAATTAAAAGAATTGGTTCCTTTGCAGAGATATTTGTACCCTTCATGGCTGCATTATATATTATTGGTGGTCTAGTGATTTTATCAATTAATGTAAATATGATCCCAAAAATCATTACACTAATCTTTGATCATGCTTTATCAGGTCATGCTGCAGTAGGAGGCTTCACTGGAGCTACTGTTATGCATTCTATAAAAATAGGAGTTGCAAGAGGAGTCTTTACCAATGAAGCAGGGTTAGGAAGTGCGCCTATTGCACATGCAGCAGCTATAACTGATAACCCAGTACAGCAAGGTTTGTGGGGAATATTTGAAGTACTTGTTGACACTATAATAATATGTAGTATAACTGCTTTTGTAATTTTGGTTTCAGGTCTTTGGAATAGTGGCTTAACTGGAGCAGGGCTAACTACCGCAGCCTTTGAAACATTACTGCCAAATAGCGGATTTATAGTATCTATAGGAAGCTTATTCTTCGCTTTCGCGTCAATAATAGGTTGGGAATACTATGGTGAAAGATGCATAGAATATTTATTTGGTCATAAAGTTATTTTACCTTATAGAATATTGTGGAGCCTTATGTTAATAGTAGGTGCAATCAGTGACTTAACAGAAATATGGCTACTATCTGATGTCTTAAACGGTCTTATGGCTATACCTAATTTAATTGGAGTTATCTTTTTAAGTCCAATTGTTTTTAAACTTACTAATGATCACTTTAAGATAAATAAGGCTAATCACATTAAATGATTAGCCTTTAACTTTCTCTAGTATGTGCAATTCTACTAGCTGCAGCGGCTGCAATTGCGGCTACCAAGTCATCTAGAAACGTATTACACTCTACACCTTTCTTTGAATCCAATTCCTTAATTATTCCTATTTTCTCTTTATCCAGATAACCATAATTAGTAAGTCCAATAGTTCCATATACATTTACAATTGATAATGGTATGATTTCATCAATTCCATAAAGTCCTTCATCTGTCTCTACTATTGTTTGAAGAGGTTCCGGTAATAGCTTTTTTTCAGCCAATTCATCAAGTGCAATTCCAGTTAGGATAGCATGTATTATCTCCCTTTTACTTAATACTGCATCAATATTCTCTATACATATTTCCAAGGTTAAGCCAGGATAATATTTACTTTGTAAATACAACACTATCTCTGCAATATCCTCCAATCTTACCCCTCTTTTTTCAAGCATTTCAATAGATTTCTTCTTTAAATCTTCAGTTTTGTATCTCTCACTATACTTCAATTCTAAATTACTCATATCATCCCTCCATAGTTAGTCTAACCTTATAATACCCAATTTCTTAGCATCCTTCTCATAAAATAAAGGTTGTTAAACTTGATATTTTTGTAACCATGGTATATAATATGTTTTGTATCAAGATATTTTAAAAGGAAAGGAGTTTGAGAAAATGAAAAAGACATTATCATTAGCATTGATATTAGTACTTATAGCTACAACTTTAGTAGGATGTGGTGGTGCTAAATTAACTGACGGTACATACGAAGGTGAAGCACAAGGTATGGCACCATTAAAAGTACAAGTTGAAGTTAAAGAAGGAAAAATTGCTAGCGTTGAAGTTATAGAACATGCTGAAACTGAAGGAATTTCTGAACCAGCTTTAGAGCAAATTCCATCATTAATCGTTGAAAAGAACTCAACAGATGTAGATTCTATATCAGGAGCTACAGTTACAAGTGATGCTATTAAAGAAGCTGTTAACAAAGCTTTAGAAAACGCTCAATAATTATTAAAAACCCCCTCAATTATGAGGGGGTTTTATTGTTCTTTTTCTGTATTAAAGATGATAATATTATTCCAATTTCAAATAATATAAGCATTGGTATACCTAGTAATATCTGTGAT
The DNA window shown above is from Tissierella sp. Yu-01 and carries:
- a CDS encoding sodium:alanine symporter family protein, coding for MSSAIILILLGSGIYLTIGTKFFSLTKLNYIVKHTFNNMFSKKTSGVGDVTPFQAVSTALAATVGTGNISGVATAITIGGPGAIFWMWIAAVFGMTTKYSEVLLAIYYRKRTKDGRYVGGPMYYIENGLKMKWLACIFALCASIASFGIGNMVQSNSVADSLNATFNINPITTGIILSLATTLVIIGGIKRIGSFAEIFVPFMAALYIIGGLVILSINVNMIPKIITLIFDHALSGHAAVGGFTGATVMHSIKIGVARGVFTNEAGLGSAPIAHAAAITDNPVQQGLWGIFEVLVDTIIICSITAFVILVSGLWNSGLTGAGLTTAAFETLLPNSGFIVSIGSLFFAFASIIGWEYYGERCIEYLFGHKVILPYRILWSLMLIVGAISDLTEIWLLSDVLNGLMAIPNLIGVIFLSPIVFKLTNDHFKINKANHIK
- a CDS encoding phosphatidylglycerophosphatase A, producing the protein MSNLELKYSERYKTEDLKKKSIEMLEKRGVRLEDIAEIVLYLQSKYYPGLTLEICIENIDAVLSKREIIHAILTGIALDELAEKKLLPEPLQTIVETDEGLYGIDEIIPLSIVNVYGTIGLTNYGYLDKEKIGIIKELDSKKGVECNTFLDDLVAAIAAAAASRIAHTRES
- a CDS encoding FMN-binding protein, giving the protein MKKTLSLALILVLIATTLVGCGGAKLTDGTYEGEAQGMAPLKVQVEVKEGKIASVEVIEHAETEGISEPALEQIPSLIVEKNSTDVDSISGATVTSDAIKEAVNKALENAQ